In Myxococcus stipitatus, the following are encoded in one genomic region:
- a CDS encoding GH39 family glycosyl hydrolase, with product MTPHSCPVRPSPLRGLKPFIGGLCLALLSACGGAPQPTSESRSTGVTRAALATTLTIDTTSNAGSISPFSWGVAAPDKYLAHWPGNATLRQRIRDANVKIVRLGLTQWGKYNNSDVYPAHDTWNWATLDTLLNTVWDSGAEPLIVVCGFPGGVAHTLGAGNAITSADWAEYGHFMAGLVQRYNVDKALGPSKSVRYFEMWNEPSIEWDGKFTSMADYNTFFTTVAAAMRAKDPGIKLIGPADTHSGDLDKGPTESWVSNVAKNLEAHADYLSWHNYGPWANDTTRTDADRMAWTKPNYQDDVLKVKSGGLNGVLTGPSGKTFGAAITEFNVAQGDFAAFNPKYHSEFNATWTASALLNAMKGGVDLFTLYNLAENDKNHLGLLRNTDFSPYTPYFTLFLFGNYTGDRRLMTTGDTATLEALGSQDLATGTTFLTVVNKDTAGNTYDVTVSLVNHGVSSGTVKVRVVNAATTANPTSFTTLPFTGASFSYSVPPYHVVSFELAPAPGTAVLFKSGFESTDTQPTWLDTVEESQNVVAQTWASKVECSPRQETPRSGIATLMYSGKDTSAAVSYANSRVFDVHLPITAGTKLSYWIHPQQDNGRYVAVDFVCTDGTTLRDSGAVDSHGFSLHANAGHGGAIPLNTWTRIQSQVGQWLNGKTVDRILVSYDRPAATGDYRGYLDDLVITNGPLAP from the coding sequence GTGACGCCCCACTCATGTCCTGTTCGCCCTTCCCCTCTGCGTGGCCTCAAGCCATTCATCGGAGGCCTGTGCCTCGCGCTGTTGAGTGCGTGCGGCGGAGCGCCTCAACCCACCTCCGAGTCACGAAGCACGGGCGTCACACGCGCGGCGCTGGCCACCACGCTCACCATCGACACCACGTCCAACGCGGGAAGCATCAGCCCGTTCTCCTGGGGAGTCGCGGCGCCGGACAAGTACCTGGCGCACTGGCCCGGCAACGCGACGCTGCGGCAGCGCATCCGCGACGCGAACGTCAAAATCGTCCGGCTGGGACTCACGCAGTGGGGCAAGTACAACAACAGTGACGTGTACCCGGCCCATGACACCTGGAACTGGGCGACCCTGGACACGCTGCTCAACACCGTCTGGGATTCTGGCGCGGAGCCGCTCATCGTCGTGTGTGGCTTTCCGGGCGGCGTGGCGCACACGCTCGGCGCGGGCAATGCCATCACCTCCGCCGACTGGGCCGAGTACGGCCACTTCATGGCGGGCCTCGTGCAGCGCTACAACGTGGACAAGGCCTTGGGCCCGTCGAAGTCCGTGCGCTACTTCGAGATGTGGAACGAGCCCTCCATCGAATGGGACGGCAAATTCACCTCGATGGCGGACTACAACACCTTCTTCACCACCGTCGCGGCGGCGATGCGTGCGAAGGACCCGGGCATCAAGCTCATCGGGCCCGCGGACACCCACTCGGGAGACCTGGACAAGGGCCCCACGGAGAGCTGGGTGTCCAACGTCGCCAAGAACCTGGAGGCACACGCGGACTACCTGAGCTGGCACAACTACGGCCCCTGGGCGAACGACACGACCCGGACGGACGCGGACCGGATGGCGTGGACGAAACCCAACTATCAGGACGATGTCCTCAAGGTGAAGAGCGGCGGCCTCAACGGGGTGCTCACCGGCCCTTCGGGCAAGACGTTCGGCGCGGCCATCACCGAGTTCAACGTGGCCCAGGGTGACTTCGCGGCCTTCAATCCCAAGTACCACAGCGAATTCAACGCGACGTGGACGGCCAGTGCGCTCCTCAACGCGATGAAGGGCGGCGTGGACCTCTTCACCCTCTACAACCTGGCGGAGAACGACAAGAACCACCTGGGCCTGCTTCGCAACACGGACTTCTCGCCGTACACGCCGTATTTCACGCTGTTCCTCTTCGGCAACTACACGGGAGACCGGCGCCTGATGACGACGGGCGACACCGCCACCCTGGAGGCGCTCGGCAGCCAGGACCTGGCGACGGGGACCACGTTCCTCACCGTGGTGAACAAGGACACGGCGGGCAACACGTACGACGTCACCGTCTCGCTGGTGAATCACGGCGTGTCCTCCGGCACGGTGAAGGTGCGCGTCGTCAACGCGGCGACCACGGCGAACCCCACCTCGTTCACCACGCTTCCGTTCACGGGCGCGAGCTTCTCGTACAGCGTGCCGCCGTACCACGTGGTCTCCTTCGAGCTTGCGCCCGCGCCCGGCACCGCGGTGCTGTTCAAGTCCGGCTTCGAGAGCACGGACACCCAGCCGACGTGGTTGGACACGGTGGAGGAGAGCCAGAACGTCGTCGCCCAGACGTGGGCATCGAAGGTGGAGTGCTCACCGCGCCAGGAGACTCCGCGCTCGGGCATCGCGACGCTGATGTACTCGGGCAAGGACACGAGCGCGGCGGTGTCCTACGCGAACTCGCGGGTGTTCGACGTGCATCTCCCCATCACCGCGGGCACGAAGCTGAGCTACTGGATTCATCCGCAGCAGGACAACGGCCGCTATGTGGCGGTGGACTTCGTCTGCACGGACGGGACGACGCTGCGCGACAGCGGCGCGGTCGACTCCCATGGTTTCAGCCTTCACGCCAACGCGGGCCATGGGGGCGCGATTCCGCTGAACACCTGGACGCGCATCCAGAGCCAGGTGGGGCAGTGGCTGAACGGGAAGACCGTGGACCGCATCCTGGTGAGCTACGACCGGCCCGCCGCCACGGGGGACTATCGGGGCTACCTGGACGACCTGGTCATCACCAACGGCCCCCTGGCGCCGTAG
- a CDS encoding S1C family serine protease, with translation MSADLLPALSQSLASVVERTSPSIVRVEARRRRGATGLVWSSDGLIITTSTTSHAVEHEGHLQVGLSDGRAVSAELIGRDPSTDVALLKVDAPGLVPLPQASLDGVKVGHLVVAVARPGRTARATLGMVSTHGEGWRTHAGGRVDRYLETDADLPPGFSGGALVDAEGRLVGLLTAAFSRTAAVVIPHDTLTRVTSSLREYGGIRRGYLGVGAYPVKLPQHQWAAAGAEAGLIFVSVDPDGPAQKAGLLLGDVLVSLGGQPLQGVEDLLGYLGDEKVGTTVQARVLRAGAVREVSITVGKRS, from the coding sequence ATGTCCGCCGACCTTCTTCCCGCCCTCTCGCAGTCTCTCGCCTCGGTGGTGGAGCGAACCTCCCCCAGTATCGTCCGCGTCGAAGCCCGTCGCCGTCGCGGCGCTACCGGGCTCGTCTGGAGTTCAGACGGGCTCATCATCACCACCAGCACCACCAGCCACGCCGTTGAACATGAAGGCCACCTCCAGGTGGGCCTGTCCGACGGCCGCGCCGTGTCGGCGGAGCTCATCGGCCGCGACCCCAGCACCGACGTCGCCTTGCTCAAGGTCGACGCTCCGGGTCTCGTCCCGCTGCCTCAAGCCTCGCTCGACGGCGTGAAGGTGGGGCACCTCGTGGTCGCGGTGGCACGGCCGGGGCGCACGGCTCGCGCCACGCTCGGCATGGTGAGCACCCATGGCGAAGGGTGGCGCACCCACGCGGGGGGCCGCGTGGACCGCTATCTCGAGACCGACGCGGACCTGCCGCCCGGCTTCTCTGGCGGCGCGCTGGTGGACGCGGAGGGCCGCCTGGTGGGCCTGCTCACCGCGGCCTTCTCGCGCACCGCGGCCGTGGTCATCCCGCATGACACGTTGACGCGTGTCACGTCCTCGCTGCGCGAGTACGGAGGCATCCGCCGGGGATACCTGGGCGTGGGCGCCTATCCCGTGAAGCTGCCCCAGCACCAGTGGGCGGCGGCCGGCGCGGAGGCGGGGCTCATCTTCGTCTCGGTGGACCCGGACGGCCCCGCGCAGAAGGCCGGGCTGCTGCTGGGTGATGTGTTGGTGAGCCTGGGTGGACAGCCCTTGCAGGGCGTGGAGGACCTGCTCGGCTACCTCGGAGACGAGAAGGTGGGCACCACCGTCCAGGCCCGCGTGCTGCGCGCCGGAGCGGTGCGCGAGGTCTCCATCACCGTGGGCAAGCGTTCGTGA
- a CDS encoding S1C family serine protease, protein MKLLQQFSDDLETLVARAAPAVVGVEHARGHGTGLFLTPDGYVLTNRHVVMRGSRKLTVQLSNGEELRGTLVGGDAPTDLAVVRAEGTNFPTLPLAAPETVRVGQLVMAIGNPFRLEQSVALGVVSAVNRSVTLPDGVILEGMLQTDAAINPGNSGGPLINTRGEVVGLNTLVLPYAQGIGFAVSATTAAWVASLLIQRGRVERRFLGIAAVAVNLDTEQARDAGQPRAVRVIRVQSGTPADDAGLQPEDLLLAINRRPVGSVDDLQRLMALATDEEVSLDVLRKSRRKQVSARTRARNESVAA, encoded by the coding sequence ATGAAGCTTTTGCAACAGTTCTCGGACGACCTGGAGACCCTTGTCGCGCGCGCCGCGCCCGCGGTGGTGGGCGTGGAGCACGCGCGTGGCCACGGCACGGGCCTCTTCCTCACACCCGATGGGTATGTGCTCACCAATCGCCACGTCGTCATGCGGGGCTCGCGCAAGTTGACGGTGCAGTTGTCCAACGGCGAAGAGCTTCGAGGCACGCTGGTGGGAGGAGACGCGCCCACGGACCTCGCGGTGGTGCGAGCGGAGGGGACGAACTTCCCCACGCTGCCGCTGGCCGCGCCGGAGACGGTGCGCGTGGGCCAGCTCGTCATGGCCATCGGCAATCCCTTCCGGTTGGAGCAGTCGGTGGCGTTGGGCGTGGTGAGCGCGGTCAACCGCAGCGTCACCCTGCCCGACGGCGTCATCCTGGAGGGCATGCTCCAGACGGACGCGGCCATCAACCCGGGCAACTCGGGAGGGCCGCTCATCAACACACGCGGCGAGGTGGTGGGGCTCAACACGCTCGTGTTGCCGTATGCGCAGGGCATCGGCTTCGCGGTGAGCGCCACGACGGCGGCGTGGGTGGCCAGCCTGCTCATCCAACGAGGCCGCGTGGAGCGCAGGTTCCTCGGCATCGCGGCGGTGGCGGTGAACCTGGACACCGAGCAAGCGCGCGACGCCGGTCAGCCCCGCGCGGTGCGAGTCATCCGCGTACAGAGCGGAACACCCGCGGACGACGCGGGGCTTCAGCCGGAGGACCTGCTGCTGGCCATCAATCGTCGCCCGGTGGGCAGCGTGGATGACCTCCAGCGCCTGATGGCCCTGGCCACGGACGAAGAGGTGTCGCTGGACGTGCTGCGCAAGAGCCGCCGCAAGCAGGTCTCCGCGAGGACCCGCGCGCGCAACGAGTCCGTCGCCGCGTGA
- a CDS encoding type II secretion system protein GspG, which produces MPEDPWASPYLYSFHGGTLELMSLGADGAPGGDGLDEDIGLLCDVDPITQALLRCEPNPPVQGGPP; this is translated from the coding sequence ATCCCCGAGGACCCGTGGGCCTCCCCGTACCTGTACTCATTCCATGGAGGAACGCTGGAGCTGATGTCCCTGGGCGCGGACGGCGCTCCGGGAGGTGATGGGCTCGACGAAGACATCGGCCTTCTATGCGACGTCGACCCCATCACCCAGGCCCTGCTCAGATGCGAGCCGAATCCTCCTGTCCAGGGCGGTCCTCCATGA
- a CDS encoding UBP-type zinc finger domain-containing protein — protein sequence MATECKHIAQAGNPEPRTNGCEECLKMGAQWVHLRRCLECGHVGCCDSSPNKHATKHFHQTKHPVVQSFEPGETWVWCFEDRVFMEDRPGQEDSARI from the coding sequence ATGGCGACCGAGTGCAAGCACATCGCGCAGGCGGGGAACCCCGAGCCACGCACCAACGGCTGCGAGGAGTGTCTGAAGATGGGCGCCCAGTGGGTCCACCTCCGGCGCTGTCTCGAGTGTGGCCACGTCGGGTGCTGTGACTCGTCCCCCAACAAACACGCGACCAAGCACTTCCATCAGACGAAGCACCCCGTCGTTCAGTCCTTCGAGCCGGGCGAGACGTGGGTGTGGTGCTTCGAGGACCGCGTCTTCATGGAGGACCGCCCTGGACAGGAGGATTCGGCTCGCATCTGA